One region of Ahniella affigens genomic DNA includes:
- a CDS encoding potassium transporter Kup, with amino-acid sequence MANAHTEQKGAALLATAVAAIGVVFGDIGTSPLYTMKESFSGSHGMPISETNVLGILSLATWALILVVSIKYVIFIMRANNRGEGGIMAMMALALQSVGENRNLRRVIVTLAIFGAALFYGDGVITPAMSILGAVEGMKVIAPEFERYIVPATIVIVLGLFAMQRSGTAGVGRVFGPIMTIWFLVIGVLGLVEILVAPTILRAVNPWYGVLFFLAHPLISFVALGTVVLAITGAEAVYADMGHFGMKPIRIAWFVWVFPGLLLNYYGQGALLLNDPTAAANPFYLLAPDWARIPLLILATCAAVIASQAVISGAFSVTRQAIQLGFAPRMRVLHTSDETAGQIFVPWVNRFLLIAIILTVIGFQNSTNLAAAYGIAVTGAMLIDTLLALIVAVNLWRWSKPLAILAGFVFISIDLGFFLANAIKIPHGGWYPLVLGALVFLFMTTWRKGRVLIGAKMKAEGLSLAPFISSIAAHPPLRVPGSAVFMTTSLDSVPHALLHNLKHNKVLHDRNVLLTVEVQEIPVVDKGDRLIIEALGNEFYSIKLRFGFAEDPNVPRVLESCEACGLPFDMMDTTFFLSRETLVPTADKGMPLWRDKIFAFMHRNAEPATAYFQIPGNRLIELGTQVDI; translated from the coding sequence ATGGCCAACGCACATACTGAGCAAAAAGGCGCTGCCCTCCTGGCGACGGCGGTGGCCGCGATCGGCGTCGTTTTTGGCGATATCGGCACCAGCCCGCTTTACACCATGAAAGAGTCCTTCAGCGGCTCGCATGGGATGCCGATTTCCGAGACGAACGTGCTCGGCATTCTGTCGCTCGCCACCTGGGCATTGATCCTGGTGGTTTCGATCAAGTACGTGATCTTCATCATGCGCGCCAACAACCGCGGCGAAGGCGGCATCATGGCGATGATGGCCCTGGCGCTGCAGTCGGTGGGCGAGAATCGCAACTTGCGTCGGGTCATTGTGACCCTAGCCATTTTTGGCGCGGCGCTGTTCTACGGCGATGGCGTGATCACGCCTGCCATGTCGATTCTCGGCGCAGTCGAGGGCATGAAGGTGATTGCGCCTGAGTTTGAGCGCTACATCGTGCCTGCGACGATTGTCATTGTGCTCGGTCTGTTCGCGATGCAGCGCTCGGGTACGGCCGGCGTTGGCCGAGTATTCGGGCCGATCATGACGATCTGGTTCTTGGTCATCGGGGTACTCGGTCTGGTTGAGATTCTCGTTGCGCCGACTATTTTGCGGGCGGTCAATCCTTGGTACGGCGTGCTGTTCTTCTTGGCGCATCCGCTGATTTCGTTTGTCGCTTTGGGTACCGTGGTGCTGGCCATTACCGGTGCGGAAGCGGTTTACGCGGACATGGGCCATTTCGGCATGAAGCCCATTCGGATTGCTTGGTTCGTCTGGGTGTTTCCGGGCCTCTTGCTGAACTACTACGGTCAAGGTGCGCTGCTGCTCAATGATCCGACTGCGGCCGCAAACCCCTTCTATTTGCTAGCACCCGATTGGGCGCGCATCCCCTTGCTGATTCTGGCCACCTGTGCCGCCGTCATTGCGTCGCAGGCCGTCATCTCCGGGGCATTTTCGGTGACCCGACAAGCGATCCAGCTCGGCTTTGCGCCGCGCATGCGAGTACTGCACACGTCGGACGAAACTGCGGGCCAGATTTTCGTGCCCTGGGTCAATCGCTTTCTGCTGATTGCGATCATCCTGACGGTCATCGGCTTCCAGAATTCGACCAATCTTGCTGCGGCTTACGGCATCGCCGTCACCGGCGCCATGCTGATCGACACATTGCTGGCGTTGATCGTGGCGGTGAATCTCTGGCGCTGGAGCAAGCCGCTCGCGATCCTCGCTGGCTTCGTATTCATCAGCATTGATCTCGGCTTCTTCCTGGCCAACGCAATCAAGATTCCGCACGGCGGCTGGTATCCACTGGTGCTCGGCGCGCTGGTGTTCCTGTTCATGACGACCTGGCGCAAGGGGCGCGTGTTGATCGGCGCCAAGATGAAGGCCGAGGGCCTGTCGCTCGCGCCGTTCATTTCGTCGATCGCCGCGCATCCACCGTTGCGCGTGCCGGGCAGTGCCGTGTTCATGACGACGAGTCTGGACTCCGTTCCGCACGCGCTGCTGCACAATCTGAAGCACAACAAAGTGCTGCACGACCGCAATGTGCTGCTCACGGTGGAAGTGCAGGAAATCCCCGTAGTCGACAAGGGCGACCGCCTGATCATCGAGGCGCTGGGCAACGAGTTCTATTCGATCAAACTCCGATTTGGGTTTGCCGAAGACCCGAATGTGCCCCGCGTGCTGGAGTCCTGTGAGGCCTGTGGTCTGCCGTTTGACATGATGGACACCACGTTCTTCCTCAGTCGGGAAACGTTGGTGCCGACCGCCGACAAGGGCATGCCGTTGTGGCGCGACAAGATCTTTGCATTCATGCATCGCAATGCCGAGCCGGCCACCGCGTACTTCCAGATTCCCGGCAACCGCTTGATTGAACTCGGAACCCAGGTGGATATCTGA
- a CDS encoding DsbA family protein, with amino-acid sequence MFVRLLLLLLLGLVASIGRAQSLTPDVQSPEVAVVVFSSYACPYCAAWAKDLDQIVQQHPGRVALMVVPYPLDPDREARIIAFADEAARQGAFRYVHPMLFELASGRLSEAAFRTRAEMVGVDLRDFDPARADATESRNAATVQAKAMGVRVAPTTFVNGMRFEGLPSRAAFETVVQSALMQQEPTASGQSQQK; translated from the coding sequence ATGTTTGTTCGGTTGCTTTTGTTGTTGCTTCTCGGCTTGGTTGCCAGCATCGGTCGGGCGCAGTCCCTGACCCCTGACGTGCAGTCACCCGAGGTGGCGGTTGTGGTGTTCTCGTCGTACGCATGCCCGTATTGCGCAGCTTGGGCCAAGGATCTGGATCAGATCGTGCAACAGCATCCAGGACGCGTCGCATTGATGGTGGTGCCCTATCCGTTGGACCCCGATCGCGAGGCCAGAATCATCGCATTTGCCGATGAGGCCGCGCGTCAGGGTGCCTTCCGCTACGTCCATCCGATGCTGTTTGAGTTGGCTTCGGGCCGGCTCAGTGAAGCCGCGTTCCGGACGCGCGCTGAGATGGTTGGGGTCGATTTGCGCGACTTTGATCCGGCACGCGCCGACGCGACCGAATCCCGGAATGCAGCGACTGTGCAAGCGAAAGCCATGGGTGTGAGGGTCGCGCCCACGACGTTCGTCAATGGCATGCGGTTTGAGGGACTGCCGTCGCGCGCCGCTTTTGAGACGGTGGTGCAGAGCGCGCTCATGCAGCAGGAACCAACCGCCTCTGGCCAAAGCCAGCAAAAATGA
- a CDS encoding carboxypeptidase regulatory-like domain-containing protein: MFRFLNVLTLVLLFNTPVRAEEALIFRSSFEALPSAQIELSSRQPIPDSQTAPRPDLWVGANFSVPGPLTPGLVSLRIDASDVTESAEVTESGIRYLWPSPLALGTHQVQLRVGASTESWSFVVIDGPTLSDISPSGVLLPGQFPSHIRARFEDAGSDIATASARVLLDGVQLTDVQVTLDDPRSGTLSATLPDTLAVGEHAITIALANAAGARTEFAGAFSVDSPATYDVSTLSPLPGAISLQDSVIWQVQADSNHAVAESLRLANGDVWVPEDYAARPRVFRVPVRLAPGPNAPTATVVFDDGTTRDVSFSAVYDAAPVVFIDEPADFASFGPLVGPGGATNLTGTAARAVRVAGSLSRPVQTVTINQQLAELSADRTHFQFPTFFLHEGTNLLTVSAVDEFGRTGVAQRTLYVDQTAPILSVESPAEGAITASANVSIRGIANDAVEAQVGALEPSVRITNQSNGASVQATVSNRYFRATELPLALGLNRLDVSAEDQHGNVRHQTLTVTRIAGGTPQLAIVSGDTQRAPTDVVLAAPLVVAALTADGSPLTDANVQFDVVRGSGLIATDASVPEAQPGQLPSRHLSVQTDDQGLAQVWFRLGNEAGAFAQVIRARLDGAPEEQVFMAQAETGAAAWVLVHGASGTQYVQAGAEPVEALSALVIDGERNPIVDASVRFLIENGDAQFRSAPPHGTIGDDGRSLTVQTDKNGVASVRPTVGTDADTVRVRAQVQSNGGWFGAADFQLVVLPARDGPTAFSGVVLDHTGQPLPGVRVSIGRTAQVTTTNAAGKFRFEDQVPAGKIDLHVDGTGLQTVRSGQPLQYPGLHFEVPVIAGQENQLPHAIYLPPINVSAAATVGGDADVSLRIPGIEGFAMVVKAHSVTFPDGSHTGPLVVTPVHGDRLPMVPPGGFATFGAVAWTIQPTGTRFDPPIEVHLPNSAGLKPGETLPIVQWDHDLASFVPMGRGTVDEAGASIVSDAGSGITKAGWGGGPPPVPPNCGENPPPSCRGATCGGCPQCQVSEAQPGQQCPACRPDLAQAGKQCGSNWCHRCKSGRCGPDPVNFPTTAPAGVTEVTFTAPRVEVGFTTNKGEFHGHRNGSQPAEWDFKLDAYCNPDGLWRFKLKKAEIKSVIVRPSLPGWREYSTGDMLGFGPSAGQTQCQFYDSVERQLRYAASSHYYLGTAYHPNNNPDIVNLNAAGWNAVWVPNWDTWTEVYAHESLHYRRFKRYAAQSFAALENYISRLTQRVDRFPSKEEALNSDFVVQQFDQILNQFSRDIGDLQTNSGFGDHDPPDEFYACSMGALLPDLTALDVWRQSASCPLPSRPLGACPN, from the coding sequence ATGTTTCGCTTTCTGAACGTGCTGACACTGGTATTGCTTTTCAACACGCCGGTGCGGGCCGAAGAGGCCCTGATCTTTCGTAGTTCCTTCGAGGCACTGCCGAGCGCGCAGATTGAGCTTTCGTCCCGACAACCGATTCCGGACAGCCAAACGGCCCCGAGGCCGGATCTGTGGGTGGGCGCGAACTTCAGTGTGCCAGGGCCCCTGACGCCCGGACTGGTCAGTCTCCGCATTGATGCAAGCGACGTCACTGAGTCCGCTGAAGTCACCGAGTCCGGCATACGATACCTCTGGCCGTCGCCGTTGGCGCTCGGCACGCATCAGGTGCAATTGCGGGTCGGCGCCAGCACCGAGAGCTGGTCGTTTGTCGTGATCGATGGGCCCACACTGAGCGACATCAGTCCCAGTGGCGTTTTGTTGCCGGGTCAGTTTCCATCGCATATTCGTGCGCGCTTCGAGGATGCTGGATCAGACATTGCGACTGCTTCGGCGCGTGTGCTGCTCGACGGCGTTCAGTTGACCGACGTGCAGGTGACGCTGGATGACCCGCGCTCCGGCACGTTGTCGGCAACGCTACCCGATACGCTGGCAGTCGGCGAACACGCCATCACCATCGCGCTGGCTAATGCTGCGGGCGCGCGTACCGAGTTCGCCGGGGCGTTCTCAGTAGACTCGCCGGCGACTTACGACGTGAGCACGCTGTCGCCCCTCCCAGGCGCGATCAGTCTGCAAGACTCCGTGATTTGGCAGGTGCAGGCCGATAGCAATCACGCGGTGGCGGAGTCCCTGCGCTTGGCAAACGGCGATGTTTGGGTTCCCGAGGATTATGCAGCCAGGCCGCGGGTGTTCCGCGTGCCGGTGCGCTTGGCGCCGGGACCGAATGCGCCGACCGCCACGGTCGTGTTCGATGATGGCACCACTCGCGATGTGAGCTTTTCTGCGGTGTATGACGCGGCGCCGGTGGTCTTCATTGACGAGCCCGCGGACTTTGCCAGCTTTGGTCCGCTGGTTGGCCCAGGCGGAGCGACCAATCTCACCGGCACCGCCGCCCGGGCGGTTCGCGTCGCCGGGAGCCTGTCCCGACCGGTTCAGACCGTGACGATCAACCAACAGCTCGCCGAATTAAGTGCCGATCGAACGCACTTTCAGTTTCCAACATTCTTCCTGCACGAAGGGACGAACTTGTTGACCGTCAGCGCCGTCGATGAGTTCGGCCGCACGGGCGTCGCCCAGCGGACGTTGTACGTGGATCAGACGGCGCCGATTCTGAGCGTCGAATCGCCGGCTGAGGGTGCGATCACCGCAAGTGCCAACGTGAGTATCAGAGGCATTGCCAATGATGCGGTGGAAGCTCAAGTCGGAGCCTTGGAGCCGTCCGTGCGGATCACCAATCAGAGCAATGGTGCCTCGGTCCAGGCAACGGTCAGCAATCGCTATTTTCGTGCCACCGAGCTGCCGTTAGCGCTGGGGTTGAACCGTCTCGATGTATCAGCCGAGGATCAGCACGGCAATGTGCGACACCAGACGTTGACGGTGACGCGCATCGCTGGAGGCACGCCACAGCTCGCCATCGTGTCTGGTGACACGCAACGTGCTCCGACCGACGTGGTCTTGGCGGCACCGCTGGTGGTGGCGGCGTTGACTGCCGACGGTAGTCCGCTTACCGACGCGAATGTGCAGTTTGACGTGGTGCGCGGCTCAGGGCTCATTGCGACCGATGCCTCGGTGCCGGAGGCGCAGCCGGGGCAATTGCCGTCCCGACATCTCTCGGTGCAAACGGATGATCAAGGCCTGGCTCAAGTCTGGTTTCGATTGGGCAATGAGGCGGGCGCGTTTGCGCAAGTGATTCGCGCCCGATTGGATGGCGCTCCGGAAGAACAGGTGTTCATGGCGCAAGCCGAGACTGGGGCGGCGGCCTGGGTGCTGGTTCATGGCGCCAGCGGCACGCAATATGTCCAGGCTGGTGCGGAGCCCGTGGAAGCCTTGTCGGCGCTGGTCATTGATGGCGAACGCAACCCGATTGTCGATGCCAGCGTCCGCTTTCTGATCGAGAATGGCGATGCGCAGTTTCGGTCAGCGCCGCCTCACGGCACGATTGGCGACGACGGTCGCAGTCTGACCGTGCAGACCGACAAGAATGGTGTGGCGAGTGTCCGGCCAACGGTTGGCACGGATGCCGACACGGTGCGCGTACGGGCACAGGTGCAAAGCAATGGCGGCTGGTTTGGTGCCGCTGATTTTCAGTTGGTGGTGTTGCCAGCCCGTGATGGGCCGACGGCGTTTTCCGGCGTTGTTTTGGATCACACGGGGCAGCCGTTGCCGGGTGTGCGGGTGTCGATTGGTCGAACGGCTCAGGTCACGACAACGAATGCGGCAGGTAAATTCCGATTCGAAGATCAGGTGCCGGCAGGGAAGATCGACTTGCACGTGGATGGGACCGGTTTGCAAACCGTGCGGAGCGGCCAGCCTTTGCAATATCCCGGCCTGCATTTCGAAGTTCCGGTGATCGCGGGGCAGGAGAATCAGTTGCCGCATGCGATCTATTTGCCGCCCATCAATGTGTCGGCGGCAGCAACGGTGGGGGGCGACGCGGACGTGTCGCTTCGTATTCCCGGAATCGAAGGGTTCGCGATGGTGGTCAAGGCTCATAGCGTCACCTTTCCGGATGGATCGCACACCGGTCCCTTGGTGGTCACGCCGGTTCACGGCGACCGCTTGCCCATGGTGCCGCCGGGCGGATTCGCCACGTTTGGCGCCGTCGCGTGGACGATTCAGCCCACCGGTACGCGATTCGATCCGCCGATCGAGGTTCATTTGCCGAACAGCGCTGGGCTGAAGCCGGGTGAAACCTTGCCGATCGTGCAATGGGATCATGACCTGGCCAGCTTTGTCCCGATGGGGCGTGGCACCGTCGATGAAGCGGGGGCCAGCATCGTCAGTGATGCGGGATCTGGGATTACCAAGGCTGGTTGGGGCGGGGGGCCGCCACCGGTGCCGCCCAATTGCGGCGAAAATCCGCCCCCCAGCTGCCGTGGCGCGACTTGTGGCGGCTGCCCGCAATGTCAGGTTTCGGAGGCCCAGCCTGGGCAGCAATGTCCGGCGTGTCGGCCGGATCTCGCGCAAGCGGGCAAGCAGTGCGGATCGAACTGGTGCCATCGCTGCAAGAGCGGCCGCTGCGGGCCAGATCCCGTCAATTTCCCCACTACCGCGCCTGCTGGGGTGACCGAGGTGACATTTACGGCACCACGGGTCGAGGTTGGCTTTACAACGAACAAGGGCGAGTTCCACGGTCATCGAAACGGCTCGCAACCTGCGGAATGGGATTTCAAGCTGGACGCCTACTGCAATCCCGATGGGCTCTGGCGATTCAAGTTGAAAAAGGCCGAAATCAAGAGCGTGATCGTGCGCCCAAGCTTGCCTGGCTGGCGCGAGTATTCCACCGGCGACATGCTCGGATTCGGGCCAAGCGCGGGCCAGACGCAATGCCAGTTTTACGATTCGGTCGAACGCCAGCTTCGCTATGCCGCGTCGTCGCACTATTACCTGGGCACGGCTTACCATCCCAACAACAATCCGGATATTGTCAATCTGAACGCCGCGGGCTGGAACGCCGTCTGGGTGCCGAATTGGGATACCTGGACGGAAGTGTATGCGCATGAGTCGCTGCACTATCGTCGCTTCAAACGCTACGCTGCCCAGAGTTTTGCGGCGCTGGAGAACTACATTTCGCGTTTGACCCAGCGTGTCGACCGATTCCCGTCCAAGGAAGAGGCTTTGAATTCCGATTTTGTCGTGCAGCAATTCGATCAGATTCTCAATCAGTTTTCGCGGGATATTGGCGACCTGCAAACAAATTCTGGTTTCGGCGACCATGACCCGCCTGATGAATTCTATGCGTGCTCGATGGGCGCCCTGCTGCCAGACCTCACGGCGCTCGACGTCTGGCGGCAATCGGCCAGTTGTCCGCTGCCGAGCCGGCCGCTCGGCGCTTGTCCGAATTGA
- a CDS encoding LytR/AlgR family response regulator transcription factor: protein MNLYIVDDEFAARLRMRTLIRELDDRSLQILGEADRGDQALAEIERLKPDVVLVDISMPVMDGLELARHLSGLEVPPAVVFVTAYDEFALAAFEAKAIDYVLKPVRVDRLRQALDKAARFSPERARELTAAIGKPRSRSHLCARVRGNLKLVPVRDVVYLMAEDKYVAVYSDHGEILLDESLKNLEAEFEGIFVRLHRNCLVAADRLTAIEKSAEGDYVARVRGVDRTFEISRRCLASVRAAARQL from the coding sequence ATGAACCTATACATCGTCGACGACGAATTCGCTGCCCGACTCCGAATGCGGACGTTGATCCGTGAGCTGGACGATCGCAGTCTGCAGATTCTGGGCGAAGCGGATCGAGGCGATCAGGCTTTGGCCGAGATAGAGCGCCTGAAACCTGACGTGGTGTTGGTCGATATTTCGATGCCCGTGATGGACGGACTGGAGTTGGCGCGGCATTTGTCCGGACTCGAGGTGCCACCAGCGGTGGTGTTTGTGACGGCGTACGATGAGTTTGCGTTGGCCGCTTTCGAAGCCAAAGCCATCGACTACGTCTTGAAGCCAGTTCGCGTTGATCGGCTGCGCCAAGCCTTGGACAAAGCGGCGCGCTTCAGTCCCGAGCGCGCCCGTGAGCTGACCGCGGCAATTGGCAAGCCGCGTTCACGTTCACATCTCTGTGCGCGCGTGCGCGGCAACCTAAAGCTCGTGCCCGTGCGCGACGTCGTCTACCTGATGGCAGAAGACAAATACGTGGCGGTCTACAGCGACCACGGCGAGATCCTGCTTGATGAATCCTTGAAGAACCTGGAAGCCGAGTTCGAAGGGATTTTCGTGCGCCTGCATCGCAACTGCCTGGTGGCCGCTGATCGGCTGACCGCGATCGAAAAAAGTGCCGAGGGCGACTACGTGGCCAGAGTGCGCGGCGTGGACCGGACCTTTGAAATCAGCCGACGTTGCCTGGCCAGCGTGCGAGCGGCCGCGAGACAACTCTGA
- a CDS encoding ankyrin repeat domain-containing protein codes for MNRRFWLLWMCIMSGTIVPLSYAASTSIAANARPARTAAQELVDAAASGDMATVKRLLDADTPVASAMPLTAAQALHHAAANGHLSLVDLLLKRGAPVNGEDADGATPLIYAAYAGRVEVVKRLLAAGAAVNHVPNRQVHALNAAMMSGSLDTVVALLHAGADPKLPDQFGKNALQYAAQIHRTDLQAVLAVDNKATP; via the coding sequence ATGAACAGACGTTTCTGGCTGCTTTGGATGTGCATCATGTCGGGCACCATCGTGCCATTGAGTTATGCCGCATCGACGTCGATTGCGGCCAATGCGCGCCCGGCGCGCACCGCGGCGCAGGAACTCGTGGATGCCGCGGCGAGTGGCGACATGGCCACCGTCAAGCGATTGCTCGATGCGGACACGCCCGTGGCGAGTGCGATGCCGTTGACGGCAGCCCAGGCATTGCATCACGCGGCTGCAAACGGTCATCTGAGCCTGGTAGATTTGTTGCTGAAGCGCGGTGCTCCGGTGAATGGCGAGGACGCCGACGGGGCGACCCCGCTGATCTATGCCGCTTACGCGGGCCGAGTCGAGGTGGTGAAACGGTTGCTTGCCGCAGGCGCGGCGGTGAACCATGTGCCCAACCGGCAAGTCCATGCGCTGAATGCGGCGATGATGTCTGGCTCGTTGGACACCGTGGTCGCATTGCTGCACGCGGGCGCCGATCCAAAGCTGCCCGATCAGTTTGGCAAGAACGCGCTCCAATACGCCGCGCAGATTCATCGCACAGACCTGCAGGCCGTGCTGGCCGTCGACAATAAGGCAACGCCATGA
- the hemC gene encoding hydroxymethylbilane synthase, with amino-acid sequence MMTLTIATRQSPLALWQTEFVADQLRALHPGLEVRLLPMSTRGDLILDRSLAAIGGKGLFLKELEEAMLAGQADLAVHSMKDVPMTLPEGFELAAILERADPFDAWVSNRYPRFADLPVGAVVGTSSLRRQVQLRSVRPDLVLKDLRGNVNTRLRKLDDEEYDGIVLAVAGLARLGFDDRVAERLTPPRMLPAVAQGAIGIEIQSARADLRALLAPLGHDLTTRCVLAERAMNRLLEGNCQVPIAGHAAVVGDQLHLAGLVGALATQTVIRAEATGALDAPEMLGERVAQDLLAQGAAALLRSAH; translated from the coding sequence CTGATGACCCTGACCATTGCCACCAGACAGAGCCCGCTGGCGCTCTGGCAGACCGAATTTGTTGCCGACCAGCTGCGCGCCCTGCACCCAGGGCTGGAGGTTCGGCTATTGCCGATGAGCACCCGCGGCGACCTGATCCTGGATCGCTCACTGGCCGCGATTGGCGGCAAGGGTTTGTTCCTCAAGGAGCTTGAGGAGGCCATGCTCGCGGGCCAGGCCGATTTGGCCGTGCATTCCATGAAAGACGTGCCCATGACCTTGCCCGAGGGCTTTGAGCTCGCCGCCATTCTGGAGCGTGCCGATCCGTTTGACGCGTGGGTGAGCAACCGGTATCCGCGGTTCGCCGACCTGCCCGTGGGCGCCGTGGTCGGAACCTCCTCACTGCGGCGGCAAGTGCAACTCAGGTCGGTGCGACCGGATCTGGTCCTGAAAGACTTGCGCGGCAACGTCAATACCCGGCTTCGGAAGCTGGATGACGAGGAGTACGACGGCATCGTGCTCGCCGTGGCCGGATTGGCGCGTCTTGGATTTGACGATCGGGTTGCTGAGCGCCTGACGCCGCCGCGAATGTTGCCAGCGGTGGCACAAGGCGCGATCGGTATTGAGATTCAGAGCGCTCGGGCCGATCTGCGCGCGCTGCTTGCGCCGTTGGGCCATGATCTGACGACGCGATGTGTGCTCGCGGAGCGCGCGATGAACCGGCTTCTGGAAGGCAATTGCCAGGTACCGATTGCGGGGCATGCAGCGGTCGTCGGTGACCAACTGCACTTGGCTGGCCTCGTCGGGGCTTTGGCCACGCAGACTGTGATCCGTGCCGAGGCGACGGGCGCCCTGGATGCGCCGGAAATGCTGGGCGAGCGTGTCGCTCAGGATTTATTGGCACAGGGCGCCGCAGCGTTGCTTCGCAGTGCGCACTGA
- a CDS encoding vanadium-dependent haloperoxidase, whose protein sequence is MNRFRIVLSTLMLLFAMGATAQEHLDLEPIMTAADPPSPEPVPRAESVFHDHTEADADAAVLIESWQTEPASLGWTRIQIARHIKHKAMPTRAARGLALVHVAMHDAYVRAPNLPLTRRFALSQAAADVLSYLYPAEEDAFQRIVDQLIDRLGGDTPPADISLAQRIGRNAAQTVIARAERDGAQRGWNGSRLQWYGDARQYQPGTWEPTGPYFYYPPDEPFAPKWKPWILTSPGQFRPPPPPAFGSDDYLRATEEVLAVNAALTPKQLEIAKYWVDGHGSATPSGHWNRLAMEEVKAAKLDEPTTIRLFAELNIALADAFIACWDSKYYYWTIRPTTAAKRLLGKPFTPPILTPPFPSYTSGHATFSGAASRVLARYLPNRAKALDAMAEEAAQSRLLGGIHFRFDNDQGLILGRNIAAWIGEQGLHPVPIDEQ, encoded by the coding sequence ATGAACCGTTTCCGTATCGTGCTGAGTACGCTGATGTTGCTGTTCGCAATGGGGGCGACGGCTCAGGAGCATCTGGATCTGGAGCCGATCATGACGGCAGCGGACCCGCCGAGTCCCGAACCGGTGCCACGGGCTGAGTCCGTGTTCCATGATCACACCGAAGCCGATGCCGACGCCGCGGTGCTCATTGAGTCATGGCAAACCGAGCCGGCGAGTCTTGGTTGGACCCGCATTCAGATCGCCCGGCACATCAAACACAAAGCCATGCCGACGCGCGCCGCACGTGGGCTCGCGTTGGTGCATGTCGCGATGCACGACGCCTATGTGCGGGCACCAAATTTGCCGTTGACCCGACGATTCGCCCTGTCCCAGGCCGCGGCGGACGTTCTCAGCTACTTGTATCCGGCGGAAGAAGACGCGTTTCAGCGGATCGTCGACCAATTGATCGATCGCCTGGGCGGCGACACGCCGCCGGCTGACATATCGCTTGCTCAAAGAATAGGTCGAAACGCAGCGCAAACCGTGATTGCGCGCGCCGAACGTGATGGTGCCCAGCGCGGCTGGAACGGTTCGCGGCTGCAATGGTACGGCGATGCGCGCCAATACCAGCCCGGCACTTGGGAGCCAACGGGTCCTTACTTCTACTACCCGCCGGATGAGCCGTTCGCACCAAAATGGAAACCCTGGATCCTGACCAGTCCAGGCCAGTTTCGCCCGCCACCACCGCCCGCGTTTGGCAGCGACGACTACCTCCGGGCCACCGAAGAAGTGTTGGCCGTCAACGCCGCGCTCACGCCCAAGCAGCTGGAAATTGCGAAATACTGGGTCGATGGCCATGGCTCTGCCACGCCCTCCGGACACTGGAATCGGCTGGCAATGGAGGAGGTCAAGGCTGCGAAACTGGATGAGCCGACGACCATCCGCCTGTTTGCCGAGCTGAATATCGCCCTGGCAGACGCCTTCATTGCCTGCTGGGATTCGAAGTACTACTACTGGACCATCCGGCCGACAACGGCGGCGAAGCGATTGCTGGGCAAACCCTTTACGCCGCCAATCCTGACACCCCCGTTTCCGTCCTACACCTCCGGCCACGCGACGTTCAGTGGCGCCGCGTCGCGGGTTCTGGCGCGATACTTGCCGAACCGCGCCAAAGCGTTGGATGCCATGGCTGAAGAAGCAGCACAATCGCGGCTCCTCGGCGGCATCCATTTCCGCTTTGACAATGATCAGGGGTTGATCTTGGGACGCAACATTGCCGCGTGGATCGGTGAGCAGGGCCTCCACCCGGTACCGATTGACGAGCAATGA